The Parus major isolate Abel chromosome 24, Parus_major1.1, whole genome shotgun sequence sequence AAGGAAAACTGGGCTATTTTTACCTGCATGAATTCCTTCAGGTCTGTCAGGTTCATCACCATCCCCGAGACTGGGTCAATCTGCAGGGGAAGCACAAGGGAGATCGGTGGCCTGGCAACACAAATCAGACAGGAATATCTGTGCTCAGGTCATCTGAGccacaaagaaaatatctttccaCTGTCAGAGGGTTCCAACTCCACTCCTGTGGTGTTCCCAAGGGCTTGATACAGCCTGGAAACAATTCCAGAGGTTCCACTCTCTCCTAAAAGCTGACACCAGGGAGTCACAACTCACTGGAAGTCTTCAAACGTGAtgataaaaacatgaaaacagcaTTAAACTGCAAATCCTTGTTGTGAACAGGACAATGACCACAGCAAACCTTCTTTTCTATTGATGTGCACAGAGTTTCCAAAATACTCTGGGAAACCCAGGCATGGAGCCAGAACTGTGGGGATTCTGTCACACtgaggaacaggaaaaagaagctgGCTGCACTCACCTCTCCTCGCACAGTGACTACAACtggaacaaaagagaaaagatcagGTCACTGTGATGCCCGTGaagccaaaaccaaacctgctgctgctggggaaacacggcccattccctgctcccccacACTGTGCACTCAGGAGTGGCACTGGTTTTATAAAATGAGGGGATGCTCCTCAAAAACAACGACTCAGAGGCACAAAAATCCTTCCCCAAGGCCTGGTGCCCCAGGCAGGTGGAGATGAGCCTGTCctccctggaaaagcagctcctcagcagagctttCAGGGTGCCAACAACACAGGGAGCCACTCCAGGAACTGGAGAGATCTAATTCTGTGTGCTCGGGGTGTAGAAATGGGAAAACTTGTGGAAAAAACCCCCATTCAAATAATGTTTACAGGCTGTTTAATTTGCATGGGTTTTGCTTAGGAAAAAATCTCCATTCCAATCACAATGATTCTGCAGAGTGTAAACAAGATTTGATTCAAGAAGTGGCAtttgaagataaatatttattatctatTCAGCTGAATAGATGGCAAACCCATGCTACGGTTCAACCCCCTGCTGCTGAAATTTCCTCCtaattcttaattaaaacacaaacccagccaCAAAAAGCTGTCTCAGGCTGCTGAGAATGAGTGGCCCGACCCTCCTGGGGGTTATCCCCACCCTGAGAGCACCGTCCCTCCATGAGCAAGGATGGAAATCAGCTTCCCACCTTTGTAGTTGTGCCCGTGGCCATTTGGATTGTTGCACTTCCCAAACAGCTTCAGGTTCTCCTCATCACTCAGGGATTTGCTGTGGGAGAGGCAGGCATGGCACATCAGGATCTGCTCCAGATGCTCACACATtcactcagctctgctccccagctctCCATCTATTCCCTCTGCCACATTTTAGCCACCAGCTCAGGAGGCACAAGCACAGAGGAGTGCTTGGTCCATGGCAAGATGTTGTTGACAGCGGTGAATCTTCtcttgctgtggttttgtgtcTGTTTCACAGCATCTGCCTGACACCACTGCTGGATAAATGTTCAACATCTGGGCCCAAAATCGCTTAGGCCTGGAGCAAGCAGCACGTTTGGGTTTATTATTAATTAGCAAAGCTTAGGGAGCCTCTCCAAGAAGAGGAATTCCCTCTGAATCTTCCCTTTGAAGCAATCCAGGGGCCTGCTCTGAGTGTTTTGGGTCAAGGCACATTTTGGATCACAGAATCTCAGGACCTCTGAGGCTGGAAAGGAACTGTGAGATGATGTAGTCCAACCCAGAGCACTGAATGCCACATGCAGGGgttccttgggcacctccagggatggggactctgTTTGCAGCCCCTTTGCaaggcctgaccaccctttccatggagaaattcctcctgatgccCAGCCTAAACCTCCTCCGGCACAGCTCGGTGctgtttccccttgtcctatcgCTCCTAGCCTGAGGGAGGACACCGAGCCTAAACCCTCCTCGGAGGCATTTTCAGATCAAGGCACCCTTTAGGAATATATCaattttgggagaaaaaccGGCAGATCGAGAGGCACAGGGCGATGTTTCCAAACCGAAAGCGCCACCGGCTCAGTGAAAAGGCGGAACTGCAGCCGGGCACTGACGGACGGAGCTGCGGGaaggggcagagccagggagagAACCGGGAAGCGGCTGCGGGCTCGGAGCCTCCTCCCGGCGGGGCTCACCCGTGCGGGGCCGCTCACCCGTGCGGGGCCGCTCACCTGTGCGGGGCCGCTCACCTGTGCAGGCGGTGGCAGGCGCTGAAGGTGACGGAGCGCGACAGCCGCGCCAGGCGGGCGGAGCGCGGCGACATcgcggggacacggcggggacacggcggggacacggcggggacacggcggggcGGCTCCAGCCCGGCCCCGGGGGCGGCTCCAGCCCGGCCTCATCCCGGCCCCGGGGCGGCTCCAGCCCGCGGGATCCGCCCGCCGAGACCCGGGGATGCTCCGGCCTCTCCGTGACGGTGTTGGATGCGGGGATGCTCCAATCCCTCGATGCCGATGTCGGATCCGGGGGTGCTCCGGTCCCTCCGTGCCGGTGTCAGACTCGAGAATGCTCCAATTCCCCCGTGTTCAGCCCCAGGATGCTCCAATCCCCCCGTGTTCAGCCCCGGGATGCTCCAATCCCCCCGTGTTCNNNNNNNNNNNNNNNNNNNNNNNNNNNNNNNNNNNNNNNNNNNNNNNNNNNNNNNNNNNNNNNNNNNNNNNNNNNNNNNNNNNNNNNNNNNNNNNNNNNNNNNNNNNNNNNNNNNNNNNNNNNNNNNNNNNNNNNNNNNNNNNNNCCCGGGATGCTCCAATCCCCCCCGGGATGGTTGTGGACAGAGCTGAAGGAATGCACCCCGGCAATAACATTCACAGAGTTCAAGCAGAGGAATCCTTAGTGTGGTGTTTGTCGGGAAGCTTTGGGAGAACGGGGAGAACCTGGATTTCTCAGCGCTGCAAGGGTTTGAATGTACATTCCCttaattcctgggaattcctgcgGAATCTGTCCGGTTGTCAGGGTGGGAAATCTCCAAGTCTCGGAtctctgggagaggagcaggctccagagcagctgctgaggtggGCGAGCACAGCCCGTGtgcccagccaggcaggggctgtgtgctggggaagcagagaTTTAAACACGGCATTTTTGGGGACACAGCACGGCCTGGCTGGAATTCCCGCAAGGTCGCACCCGAGCCTCTCACCCCTTTTCGTTTCCCACCTCAAcgagaataaataaataaaatttaaagaaaataaaagagaaccAATGGTGCGTGAGGCCCATTAAACATTTCTTAGCATCGTTCTGGTGCCCGTCCTGCGGGTGcgcctggctggggacaggggtgaCATTGCGGGGATGTGACAATGACCCGgaggcagcagagaggcaggaggctgcagggcagggctggaacGGCAGGAACGGCAGGAACGGGAGCTGTTTGCCATCTAGTGGCTTCCACCAGCTCTGGCTGagcctcctctgcctcccccagAGCAGCGGCCCTGAGGtaaaatcctttttcctttcccaacacCTGTAGGGAAGGTGAAGGAAGGTCGGAGGAGGTAAAGCCTCAAGGGTGAAATCATTCAAATAACCCTTCAGGCTtctcacaatttaaaaatagaactgGAAGACTTCACTTTTCACCCACCTACACAGAattcagcagctggaggagcctgGGTGTCACTGAGGGCTGGGGTTTGTGATGCTCTGCTTAACCCCAGGGGACACCAAGGccacactgcagctcctgggtcTCCTACAGGTGTTTCCTACTGCTTGAActgggaggagggcaggaagagtcagccagcagagctgtatCCTGCTCTGGAGATGTGTCCCCCACATCTACAAGATTTTGTGAgggcagggaaagaaaggaaaaaacttcCCAAGGTTTTATTTGAGGGCACTGCTAAGGGACAGAAAAAAGCACAAGCACAGCTTCTGTGAGTGTCTGCATCTACCCTCTGGAGTCCAGCGAAGGCAACCTTGATGCAGGGGGGATTTCCTCCCCTCCACTGGGCCCATCTGTCACCtgttgggttttattcctctcttctgctttaCGTGTTTCAGCCAAAGTCACAGCCCTGAGCGTCGATGTTCTCTTCCCCTCAGAGCACACTGCTGCCAAAGGAAGGGGTTGATCACTTCAGCTCCCATTTTCTCCCTTGCAAGCCTAAACCTGGCATCCTTTGTGAGCTGCTGCTATGGCTGGTCTAGCAAGATAGTAAAAAACATGGAGATAAAGCAGTGGGCTGTGGGAGCAAAGGGGCTTCTGCCTTCCTCGGCTGTATTTTGTTAGGAATACAGGTTATGGTGGAGAAAAAGCAGTTCCTTCGTCCCAGATGTGATGGGAAGGTGGGAGGTGAAAGCAGCAGAGGTTTTTTCTGAGCCTGGCTGGGCCCTGAGTCCCAGGAGGTGCCCAGGAGCTCCTCAGTGGGCAGTGAAGATGCCGTGGAACCCGTAAGGCATTGGCACCTCGACTTCTGCTCgccccagctcctggaaggTCTCTGCATCCAGCACGAGCAGGAAAGCACTTTGGTTCTGCAGGAGAAAGGCAGAGTGAGTGTCCAGGCTGAACCCTTTTCCACTGTGTTTGCACACAAAGCACCAAacctgcagggcaggagcactgAGAGCCGCAGGATCCATCAGGAAACACCGACATTCTGAGGAAAACTCCAGCTTGCACTGCCTGTGCTTGGCCATGACACAGCCAGGCACTCTGGGGGGCAAGGAACGACCTCCCAGCAAGCCTCAACTCGCTTTTGAGGTTTAGAAAGTGAATTAATGCTGTGTGACTTGGACAAACTGCTGCCAGCAAGTTACCTCAGTGGGGGAGACCACCACAGACAAGATGACCCCGCTGTCCTCTGCCGTGGCATTAGGCACTGGCACAAACACAGGCTCTGATGGGTAGGATCCCTCCTCCTGCCAAATCTAGCAAGGACAGGAACGTATGGATGAGTTTCAGGGACATATGGATGAGTTTCAGTTCATTAATACTTGTCTACTACAGTGAGCAGAGTTACAAGTGCTCCTCACAAAGGCACCTGGAAATACTCTGTGCTCCAAGAAACttcaacattttaattatttattgttatttttcatttcaggagtGTGATTCCATCCTCTCCTGTTTGGTGACTCTGCCATGTCCATAAAGTGCCAGGTGAGGGATGAAATTGGGAATCTCATCCCAAACCCACTTGGGCAAAGCCCTAAAGCCCCCAGTAAATGACACACCTGCAAACCCAGTTCAGTGGAAGGGCTCGATGAGCTGGCTTCACCTCACCTTGAAATTCTTGGTCTCCACATCAACCTTGATCAAGGAATCTCCAACCAAGTGGCCGAATCCACACCCGTAGAAGTAGCGGTACCTCCTGCCATTGCAGCGAGTGTAATTGATCTGGGGGAACTCCAGGCCCCCAACCTTCTCAAAGCCTTCAGGGTGCAGATTTTCGTGTGTGCACCAGACCTGGGAGAAACGTGCAGAAATGACAGCAGGCTTGGTTCAGCTCggacagggcaggagagctgatCCCACCAGCCGCTGCACCAGTAAAAGTGGTTAAAGCTCtgaggcacagggcaggagctgctgcataAATGCATTTGTGGTTTGATACACACCTTGCCATCTGCACCTTTCACTGCCTTTGCCTGGGTGTAAGGCAGTGGGTTGAGGTTTTTCCCCACAGGTGTGTCTGAATCCACGTCCAGAGGGAGAACAAAGCGGCGAGGGAAAGCTCTGGGAACGGAGGCATAAACCTGTCACAGAGACAGAACGTGATGGTGATGGGCAGAGGACACACACTTCAGACTAAATGCACTTCTGGGGAGCAATTCTGAAGTTTTAGACACCcctgaattctttttcttttccttatgtGTTTGACCAAGTTCTGGTAAGGTAAAGCACGGAACGGAAAGAAGAAGTTCCCTGCACGTTCCAGTAATTTACAGcagaaaccaaaaccacaagaaTTAAAAGGGTCAGCACTGCCCTCAGAGTAATTAATGCTGTTGGTTATGCAAATCAGCCCATTATCGCCTAATCCAGCAGTGGGACAGACAGCACACTATGTTTTATTTAGTTAGAACAGGTTTGTGTTGCTTCACATCACTCTGTGGAGCAGGAGAGCACTCAGTGCTCTTCAGTGCCCAGAGTTACCCTGCAGGATTCCCTCTTCCACGCTCAGGTCCACGTGGATTCATGGCTGGAAGTCCAGGGAATGATGATGGATTTACCTGGGGAGCAAAGTGCAGCCCCCAGTGTGGCAAACTCAGCACCTTGAGAGGGAGAATTCCACCACTGCCACTAAAGCTCTGCTCAAGCCAACTTTATAACCCATCATATTCccatataaataaaacagataaaaaccCTATTTTGGTGTCTTTCAGTTACTTCAACCTGCAACTCACCAGTTCAGTTGTGAAACTTCATTTGAATCACATGTGTTAATCCTGAAACCAGgttttcaaaacttttctgGTTCATAGCCTAGCTGAGGAACTCTGCCAGACAAAACACTGCCAGGATTAGTGAGCAAGCAAATTTGGGGAAAGGAGACAAGCCATGCCCACACACTCCTGAGGCTTTTGTTGCCTTGTGAAGTTTGAGATTCTGTTCTGAAATGACTCCTCTGTGTGTGAGGGGTGAAGAGTGCTGGTGATGCCACTTGTCACTTGAAAAGGGTGTTGGAAACACAGGCTCGGTGTTGACACCAGGGCACCCTCAGCCACACCAAATTCCACCTGGGTTGTGCTCAGAGgaaggacaaaataaaaaaagctgggATTAACACTCTGTGGTGTTTGAGTATGTTCAAAAAATGCTTGATAAAAGCCCCCAAAAAATTggcaaaagaaagcagaacCCGATGGGAGACATCTGTGCTCCTTTCAGGTCGGAGCTGAGCCGCTTCCAGACAGCTCAGGACTCAGACAGGGGAAGTTGAGCCCTGTCTGGACATGCAGCAGCCTCCCCAGCACGCTGGGCTTCCAACAAACACATCTGCAGGGCCAGAAACTGAAAGCACCCCCACTTTTCCCATGTGTGACCTATGCAAAACCATGCCCCTCACACGGCCTGAAAAGGGGCTTTTTACAGAGCTGGACACAATAAATGATTTATTTGAATGTGTCACTGTGAGGTGACCGTGGGGAACAGTGTAGGGGTTTCTGTGGTATTTGTGTTTCTGAGATTTTCATAAAAACTGCTCCTTTTATGAAGTAATACCTTAAAGAACagggttctttttttctttttccatttagaAATCATGCTACAActtattttgcataatttcttGGGGGAAAATTGTATTACACAAGGATAAGGAAAATGAATGTCATTGAAACCAAGGttttaaaccagaaataaattctgCCAGGCTATGGAGCTCTGTGTCACACACAGAGCTTGAAGAGTTTCAAGGGCATGCTCCATGGAGAGGGAtttgaaaggagagaaagaatcAAGAGATgaacatttcagtttttatggACTTGTTTATGTTCTCCATTGAGAACCAATGAATACCAACCCGAgctttgctgcagaaaagcaactcctgcagcagatgctgggGGAGCAAAGGCAGGGATCTCACCTGGTCCAGCCCTTCCCCGCTCCTCCTCAGGTTCTGCAGCGTGTACAGAGCCAGGCTGGTGCCCTCGTCCTGGCAGCACAGGTCCAGCACCACGCAGCCCCGCTCCTCAAAGGCGTTGATTTGGTGGAAGGTCAcgaagggtttggagcaccactgccctggcagcacctgcagggaccacaggacagctgcagctcctctgcagagctccagcctcACCTCACAGagcttcctcctctctccccctccaTTTCAACCCCTCTCATCCCTTGGGCTTTGCCTTCTGGCCTTGTGCTCCCACAAAAGAGCTGCTTTAAGCCAGTAAGGAGCACagtgggaagaagaaaacccaaaatatcAAGCAGCCCCTTGCTGTGTGTCTTTCCCAGGTTCTGACCTTTTTGTGCCCTGTGGTACCTGGGACCTGCATCTCAGTCCCTGTGCTGAAGACTTGTGAACTCCAAACTGCTTCTTCCTGCCTGTCCTTTTAGGGCTGGCAAGAAATGAATgaatggagaggaaaatgcacgaagaaatcccatttttaacAGATCTACACTCCTGCTTTGCAGTCTTTATTGCAGTAACTTCTGGATTTTAAACTCCCCATGGCTGCTAAGTAGCACTTTTGGGATCTAAAGTTCCAGATGAGCTCCTGCAGGGGCCAAAGACCCCCTCACCTCCCCAGTGTGCTTGTTCACCACGTGGAAGTAGGTGTTGTGCTGAGGCTCCCAGCTTATCCCATCAAAAATGGCTTTCCCACAGAGCTTGGAGGTGATGATCTTCAAGAGGTTCAGCCTGAGGGGCTGCTCGATGAAAATGATGTAGTTCTCCGTCATCCctgaggagagaaggaaggaataTCACCCAAATATGAGGAGAGAAAACACCTCAAGGGCAGAGAGAACAGCACAGCCCTTTGTGCATCCCCAAATTCCCTGAGTTTGGGGTGGGATTTTACCGAAGCTGTGGTAGTAGGATGGCTTTGCCCTGTCCatgggagggatggagcacagcACCTTGGCTCCCTCCAACGTGTCCCCGTGGCCTGACTCCTGTGGGGGGACCCTGATGATGTTGTAGCTGGAtcctggaaaggggaaaaggtgTTCAAACCAAACTCAGGTTCTGCTCCTTCCTGTCCCCCAGGAACATCTGGAACCACCTCTCCCAAACTGAGCAGAAACCCAACAGGCAGTAAAACATTCTACAGAGGATTTATCTacccaaagaaaaacaaaaaaccaggaAGCTTGAAAGGAAGTCCAAGGATCTTCTCAGCCTGGGAGaaagccagctctgcctgcagtgctCTCCTACAATAAAAGGGGCAGGATGAAAACCAAGCtcacaggaaatgaaaactttgaGCCTTGGTGATGCTCATTTAATGAGCCTCAGCATATGAGCAGGAAAGGATGGAGCtttggaataataataataataataataataataataataataatctagAGTTTGGTGTGTCCAGCTGTGAAAGGCATGTGGTACAGAGCCAGACTCTGCTGAGgccaaaatgaaatgaaagcagcaagaatgaaaaatggTCAAAACTGGGAAAATGTGGAGCTGGCCTGAGGGACTGCAGTAAAGGGCAGTGGCTGTTTTCAGATCCTCTGGAAAAGAAGGATTTCACACAGCTGACAGagacagctctgagcagccatGTGGAAGGAACAGGATCCTATCAAGATGCTCAGAGCtctgagaagaagaaaaatatcccaTAAAATTCAGCTTGGCTGTAAGATAGCCAGGTGGCCAGAATAAATTCTATGTTCTCTCCTGCAAAAACCCTTATGGTGCTCATCAAAAGCCAATTATTGGAAGTGAAAATCATGTGACTAATTTCTTCAGGTTAAATTTCTTCAGGTGAGGCTTCAAAAGTGGATGGgactttaaaaatcattctcctgttttccagcaaagcttgggagaggaagaggagaattCACTGTATATTCAGGCCAAAGtcagaagcagctgaaactAAATCCTGAGAGGAGCCAGTTTTATGGGACAGACTGACATTGATATTTTGACCCTGAAACAGCAATTCCCAGGTCTTTTTGGGAGTTTCTTCAACAGCTGCTCCTTGAAGCTGCACCAGGAGGAATTCTGGCCAAGAATCCAGCCTGGGCACGCCCACCTTACCGTGCTTCCCGTAGGAATTGCCCATGTTGTAGGTTGTCCC is a genomic window containing:
- the PTS gene encoding 6-pyruvoyl tetrahydrobiopterin synthase, giving the protein MSPRSARLARLSRSVTFSACHRLHSKSLSDEENLKLFGKCNNPNGHGHNYKVVVTVRGEIDPVSGMVMNLTDLKEFMQEAIMEPLDHKNLDKDVPYFSEVVSTTENVAVFIWDNLQKLLPQGILYKVEVQETEQNVVVYKGEETIVK
- the BCO2 gene encoding beta,beta-carotene 9',10'-oxygenase isoform X2, which codes for MMRDSAHLCRPSLPPLLAALTPLPPPGRSEPMPSARRNMFAKILLSAASLLLAHLLHFLWSLMQFIPGFKNYLPSPSKEQILCHRPRGLQCISPLVQNMEETPEPIPAKIKGHIPKWINGNLLRNGPGKFEFGNDKFNHWFDGMALLHQFQLAHGRVTYRSRFLQSSSYLRNRQHNRIVASEFGTLAMPDPCKSIFGRFLSRFEPPQPSDNANVNYVLYKGDYYVSSENIFMHKVDPETLETKEKVDWSKFIAVNGATAHPHYESDGTTYNMGNSYGKHGSSYNIIRVPPQESGHGDTLEGAKVLCSIPPMDRAKPSYYHSFGMTENYIIFIEQPLRLNLLKIITSKLCGKAIFDGISWEPQHNTYFHVVNKHTGEVLPGQWCSKPFVTFHQINAFEERGCVVLDLCCQDEGTSLALYTLQNLRRSGEGLDQVYASVPRAFPRRFVLPLDVDSDTPVGKNLNPLPYTQAKAVKGADGKVWCTHENLHPEGFEKVGGLEFPQINYTRCNGRRYRYFYGCGFGHLVGDSLIKVDVETKNFKIWQEEGSYPSEPVFVPVPNATAEDSGVILSVVVSPTENQSAFLLVLDAETFQELGRAEVEVPMPYGFHGIFTAH
- the BCO2 gene encoding beta,beta-carotene 9',10'-oxygenase isoform X1; its protein translation is MMRDSAHLCRPSLPPLLAALTPLPPPGRSEPMPSARRNMFAKILLSAASLLLAHLLHFLWSLMQFIPARNWVPEPLAMGNQAAAWNKEPSTGASRHSQGFKNYLPSPSKEQILCHRPRGLQCISPLVQNMEETPEPIPAKIKGHIPKWINGNLLRNGPGKFEFGNDKFNHWFDGMALLHQFQLAHGRVTYRSRFLQSSSYLRNRQHNRIVASEFGTLAMPDPCKSIFGRFLSRFEPPQPSDNANVNYVLYKGDYYVSSENIFMHKVDPETLETKEKVDWSKFIAVNGATAHPHYESDGTTYNMGNSYGKHGSSYNIIRVPPQESGHGDTLEGAKVLCSIPPMDRAKPSYYHSFGMTENYIIFIEQPLRLNLLKIITSKLCGKAIFDGISWEPQHNTYFHVVNKHTGEVLPGQWCSKPFVTFHQINAFEERGCVVLDLCCQDEGTSLALYTLQNLRRSGEGLDQVYASVPRAFPRRFVLPLDVDSDTPVGKNLNPLPYTQAKAVKGADGKVWCTHENLHPEGFEKVGGLEFPQINYTRCNGRRYRYFYGCGFGHLVGDSLIKVDVETKNFKIWQEEGSYPSEPVFVPVPNATAEDSGVILSVVVSPTENQSAFLLVLDAETFQELGRAEVEVPMPYGFHGIFTAH